The following is a genomic window from Calditrichota bacterium.
CAGCCGCAGCCTGATCGCATCTTCCTGATTCGCTATGCGCTTGCGCTCGAAGCGACCACCGGGCAGATTCACGAGGCGTCGGGCGTCGATCCCTGGTTCATCGAACAAATCCGGCTGCTGCACGAAGCCGGGCAATATCTCGCCCGCGGCGCCGGCGATCGCGAGACCCTCTTGACTGCCAAACGACTCGGCTTCAGCGACCGGCAGTTGGCGCACCTCTGGCGCACGACGCCCCGGGGCATTCGGAATCAGCGCGAGCAGATGGGGGTCTTTCCCATATATCGAACGGTCGATACTTGCGCAGCCGAATTCGAAGCCGCCACACCCTACTTCTATTCCACTTTCGGCGAGGAGAACGAAGCCGCCCCTCTCGCCCCTGAAGTTCTCTCCGCCGAGTTCGATTACGAAGAAGGAACCACCTCATCAATCTCAATTCCAAAATCCGATTTCCCAAATCCGAAATCGATCGTCATTCTCGGTGCCGGGCCGAATCGCATCGGACAGGGAATAGAGTTCGACTACTGCTGTGTCCAGGCTACCCTTGCCTTGCGTGAAGCCGGCTTCCGGGTCATTATGGTCAATTCGAATCCCGAGACGGTCTCGACCGACTACGACATTGCGGACCGGCTCTATTTCGAGCCGCTCACGGCAGAAGACGTCATTGGCATCTGTCGTCTCGAACGACCGCTCGGCATCGCGCTCCAGTTCGGCGGCGGGACGCCGCTCAAATTGGCTGGAGAACTGGCTACCGCCGGACTGCCGATCCTGGGAACTTCGCGCGATGCCATCGACCTGGCTGAGGATCGCGGACGCTTCGCCGACCTATTGAAGAAGAACGGGATCGTTCATCCCCCCTTCGGCATTGCCTCGTCGCTCGAAGAAGCTCTTCAGACCGCCGCCCGCATAGGCTATCCGGTGCTGGTGCGGCCTTCCTATGTGCTCGGCGGGCGGGCTATGGAGATCGTTTTTGACGAGATTCGCCTGCGAGCCTTTTACGACGAGGCCGCGCAAGCCTCGGATGGCTCACCGGTATTAATCGACCGGTTTATCGAGGATGCCTTTGAGTTCGATGTCGATGCCGTCGCCGACGGCGAGACCTGTCTTGTATGTGGCATCATGCAGCATATCGAAGAGGCCGGGATCCACTCCGGCGATTCGGCTTGTGTCCTACCCCCTTACCAATTGGACGACGAGACCCGCGCAGAAATGGTGCGGATCACCCGTCTCCTGGCTCGGGAGTTAGGCGTCGTCGGGTTGCTCAACATCCAGTTCGCGCTGCGTCAGGGGCAGTTGTATGTCCTCGAAGTGAATCCCCGCGCCAGCCGAACGGTGCCGTTTGTCTCCAAGGCGACCGGTGTCGCCTGGGTGAAGGCTGCCGCCCGGGTACTGGTCGGTGAGCGGCTGGCCGCCATGAGCCTCCCCGACGACCCGATTCCGTCGCATGTGGCAGTCAAAGCGGTTAAGTTCCCTTTTGCCCGCTTCGATCACATCAGTTACTTTCTCGGGCCAGAAATGCGTTCGACCGGCGAGGTGATGGGCATCGGGGCGACCTTTGGGGAAGCCTTCGACAAGGCGATGCGCGCTGTCGATGCGTCGCTCCCCGACGGGGGAGGCGTCTTTATCAGCGTCAACGACCATGACAAGGATAACGTCTTCCCGATCGCTCGCGACCTTGCCGGGCTCGGTTTCAAGATATGGGCAACAGAGGGCACCTGCCGCCGGCTGGCCGCGGAGGGACTTTTGGTCGAGCGCATCTTCAAAGTGAACGAAGCCCGCCCGAACGTCGTGGACCGCATCAAGAACGGCGATATTGGGATGATCATCAACACCCCGCTCGGCCGGCAGTCGCACTATGACGAGCGGTCGGTAGGCGCCGAGGCTTACCGGCGCGGCATCCCCAACATCACCACGCTATCGGGGGCGCGTGCCGCAGTCGAAGCGATCCGCGAGCGTCGCAAAGGAGTTGCGAGTCTGAGGAGTCTTCAGGAGTGGAATGGCCATGGATGACCTCACC
Proteins encoded in this region:
- the carB gene encoding carbamoyl-phosphate synthase large subunit; the protein is MPARTDISSILIVGSGPIIIGQACEFDYSGTQAVRALKRLNYRVILVNSNPATIMTDPDLADATYIEPLVPEVLERVIARERPDAILSTMGGQTALNLARDLHRTGVLERYGVQLIGADYEAIDAAEDRGRFQALVRSLGLDVPKGAIATTLEEAEQAVQTTGFPAIIRPAYTLGGSGGSVAYNIEEYRTLVQRGLAASPVGEVIVEESLVGWKEFELEVMRDRTGNAVVVCSIENFDPLGVHTGDSLTVAPAQTLTDREYQLMRDAAISVMRAVGVESGGSNIQFGLHPRTGRMVVIEMNPRVSRSSALASKATGFPIAKIAAQLAVGLTLGEIANEITGQTVSAFEPTIDYVVVKIPRWAFEKFPTADRTLGPQMKSVGEVMAIGRTFPEALQKALRGLEIGRDGLGADGRDAILVEHIEPHLRHEWRDLFLTKLRQPQPDRIFLIRYALALEATTGQIHEASGVDPWFIEQIRLLHEAGQYLARGAGDRETLLTAKRLGFSDRQLAHLWRTTPRGIRNQREQMGVFPIYRTVDTCAAEFEAATPYFYSTFGEENEAAPLAPEVLSAEFDYEEGTTSSISIPKSDFPNPKSIVILGAGPNRIGQGIEFDYCCVQATLALREAGFRVIMVNSNPETVSTDYDIADRLYFEPLTAEDVIGICRLERPLGIALQFGGGTPLKLAGELATAGLPILGTSRDAIDLAEDRGRFADLLKKNGIVHPPFGIASSLEEALQTAARIGYPVLVRPSYVLGGRAMEIVFDEIRLRAFYDEAAQASDGSPVLIDRFIEDAFEFDVDAVADGETCLVCGIMQHIEEAGIHSGDSACVLPPYQLDDETRAEMVRITRLLARELGVVGLLNIQFALRQGQLYVLEVNPRASRTVPFVSKATGVAWVKAAARVLVGERLAAMSLPDDPIPSHVAVKAVKFPFARFDHISYFLGPEMRSTGEVMGIGATFGEAFDKAMRAVDASLPDGGGVFISVNDHDKDNVFPIARDLAGLGFKIWATEGTCRRLAAEGLLVERIFKVNEARPNVVDRIKNGDIGMIINTPLGRQSHYDERSVGAEAYRRGIPNITTLSGARAAVEAIRERRKGVASLRSLQEWNGHG